caggggattgtgctggtcactctattacctcaatcttgtttgtctgtaaccaagatgttttgggtcattgtcatgttgaaacacccattttaaggacatttcttcttcaacatagggcaacatgatctcctcaagtattctgatatatttaaactgatccatgatccctcgtatgtgataaatagacgtaacaccacgGTATGAAAAAtatcccatatcatcattttgtaccaccttGCTTTACTACCTTcccagtgaactttggcttgaattcagtgctcgggggtcgtctgatatactgtctacggccactagacccaaatagaacaattttgcttccaccagtccacaaaatgttgagccatttctctttggaccagtcaatgttcCTTGgtaaatttgaacccattcaggacacgtctttatcttaacaacgggactttacaaggagttcttgctggtaaatcggcttcacttactCTGTACTCTGTACTCACtgctaacttcagatgttccttgatctttctggaggtgatcactgactgagtatttgctattctggctattcttctatccatttgaacagtagttccacgcttccttcagcacctttcaggttttggttttcacttcaaggcatttgagatcattttagctgagcagccgataatctgctgcacttctctgtatgttttttcctccacaatcaactttttaatcaaagtacgctgttcatcagaacaatgtctggaacaacccattttacccagtatttcagaaggaaatgtgctatgaccaacctgtgaaacatttgcccccctcttaccttaaataagggccaaaattgacacccgttcttctgcagaatgaatgacttcaccatctgaactcctcactgctattattttgaacaagcccctttcaatcaatgcttcgattactcagaatgagcggcatgcatgtcctaattgttgggtttgttttattttcattactctactacactttcaagtcaattttttgctatgtagaaatatcacttctactaaaaacagtgatttatcaggttaatggtgttggaatgctatttttttttaacaccactgtatacttTGCTGGGGTTGGAGCTGGGGCTTTATTCCAGGTAAAAGGAATGATGAACACTTCCAAACTTTCAGGCCTCTGCTGAAAAGCTACAGATTAAGACGGATATTCACCTCCACATCAAGAAAAGGTGGCgcagcaataaaaacacacgctagcacaccagagctggatctggaatacatcgcatcgagtctcggctctgccatccagcttgtctgagcagccacatgaacaacgattggcctgttgttcatataggggtgggatattaaagccggatggggtctctctctcataactaatgcaattacgacctctgctggctgattcatggcgcctgcacagagatgggaaaagagtgctctcagggtgcgtctctccgtacacaacgctgagctgcactgcactcgtcaaggtgtaggtgataagatgcatacggctgctgcccacgtgtcggagggggcgtgggtcagcTTAGACTGATCTGGAGTGTTTTTTGctccgtgtctgagggaggaaaggatGAACGGGAGTCACTTTGAGCACAGAATGACTCTCGGCTTGAGGtctggctctgtgtgggaagaAGCAGCCGGCGACTATCGACACGTGGACTCATCTAAATGTGGTGAAAGGGTTAAAACGAGACTCTGATTGAGTCGCTGGCTGGCGTGTGAAGTGACTGACAGGAACATGTTCTGTGTAACCGTGTGCTTGGTTCTGTAGACTGCACTCACATTGCGGCATCCCTTGGCGAGCTCTTTGGCTGCGGCAGTGAGGGCAGCTTTGGTTCGCGAGTTGATGCCATCTGTGGTGACCGTGACGACTTTCCGCTGCTTGGCGGGGAGCTGCGAGAGCACGTCGGACTTCAGCCGCCTCAGCATGAGACACTCCTCCAACAGCAGCTTCAGCTCGGCCAGGTTAGAGGAGCCCGAGTAGTCCCAACCCCACGGGAGCTACGGGGGGAACGGTACAGGGTAAAGCGTCCACCAGGTCAAGCTTAATAACACACAGGTACCTACGTACATCAAGTATTTACACAGCAACCATGAGCTTCTAGGACCttctatatattaaaaaaagagacTGTATTAAATTAGAGTGAGCCCAGTTTgatctcttctgagaagcttctcacaagaccttcacgtgtgtctgtgtgtgggaatttgtgcccattcagtcaaaagatgacagcatttataTGGCTGGACAAGGatctcgctctcccttttagttatgctgtaataattagggctgccggagtctaaaactctctgtaaaactgtttgtcaactagcattgtacattattaactacattctctgttgttttaccccgagggcattctgatggaaacctgtttacccgccgaggttaaggattgaagtcgagactgccgggacaacgatgctgctcctgccggatgtgacgggtctggagtaattgcaacgacaagaaatcactacagactttattgaagactagagcggataacaactctattattatttaattgtttatttatctatttattaccagttatgacttttagatcatttaactctgtgttcgtatgctctgtgtaaatcctatttatttaaagtatcctccaggccacccaagaaggacctgctgagtctggttcctctcaaggtttcttcctgtaattttcagggagtttttccttgccacagtcgccctcggcttgctcaacaggggtttttgtatctgttggtcctggattttgtaaagttgctttgagacaaagtatattgtaaaaagcgctatataaataaagttgacttgacttgacttgatcttgatgttccagttcattccaaagctgctcCAGTGCAGGTCAATGAAGCTTCTTTAAAACGAGCTTTTCTttaaagagccttccctaaactgttgctgcaaagttggaggtTTAAGCAGTGTAGCTtaaatctacatttacattactatccaaagcgacttacattacagtgacagtatacagtctaagcgattgaggattgagggccttgctcaagggtccaacagtggtaacctggcagtgctggggcttcaaccagcgaccttttgattactagtcctgtaccatAACCTCTTAACTTCAATATAACTGTTGCTGACTGATGAGATACGCTACCTGCTTAGCGTCACAATAGCGCACTCCGAAGTCGTGGAAGCGAGGGAACAGCGTGGGTCTCACAGCCTGAATCTGGGTGTAGAGCTCGGCCGGCCGGGACATGGCGGGGGTCCCCGAGAGCAGGATCACTCGCTTAGCAGCCTGGAACATTCACACGGCAAGAAACAAGGAACCCAGAGATCAGTGACGGTCCAGGAACATCTTAGAAACAGTAGATCTGATTGTGCAGACTGATCGTGGATAAAAGAGGAATGCTTTACACCTTTAGCAGAGGGAGAGCGGCCCTGCACCGAGCCGTCTTACTGTTCTTCAGGAAGTGGGATTCAtcctgcacacacaaacacacccacagCAGAGGGATTAGAAACAATTAAGCTTAAgctttaaatgaataaactgaaattctgtttgtttttaaataagcatGTAATGAAGGCTGATGTGTGTATACACACTCGAGTCACATTATCAttacagcagctagacgggccgGGAgcgactcaataaggtcctggtgggTTCTCACGGCTATCTGGAGCCACCATATCCATTTAATAAAGAAGGAACCGAGCAACGGAAGTGAAACATCTGGCTGACTCTGGCTTATGGAAGAGTTTAGGCTTATGGACTGCCGAGTTCGTGTGGACGCCCGGTCAGGTCGGTAGCTCTGCAGAGATTTGAACTCTCGCTGTAGTGTGCTACCACGTTACGTTACGCCACCTGAACCCCGTTTACACCTTTTTAACGACCTACATTAGACAATATATCAGTAGAGGAATAAAATCCATACCATAATGAGCACTCCAAACTGAGCGGCCCCGTCCTGCTTGCCCGTCTTGCTGAGCAGGTCGTAGCTGATGATGTTGACCAGCCCGGAGCGGAGGCGGTCCTTCCCCGTCACCACCACGTTAATGCGGTCTGCCGATACCGAGGGCAGCCAGCGCCGGATCGCCTGTCACACAGCAGAGAGAGGGCACACGCGTCTGTCTGTCGTATCCAGTTCCCAAACCGTATttcacctccactcctgactgaggagggtcgcgactaacacacgccccctccgacacgtgcgcagcaccgaccgcttcttttcccctgcaccaggcgggtatatatggagatccgtatcacacacggagagtcacaccgaTCTCCACTATCCCtcgccattgatcagccagcagagggcgtaactgcagcagccGCAACTCTGGAACTCACCTCGGCCCACGTGAAGCGGACAGACGATGGCGTGACTATCAGCAGCGGCCACTCTGTCCTGTAGTGAGCTGCGATACAGATGGCCTGCACCGTCTTACCCAAACCCATATCATCAGCCAGGAGCAGCCGGCCTTCTCTGGACACTGCAAAGCTGTAGGGGACAATGTACATCATTCAGCTTAAAGTGAATATTCAGTGTCCTAAATAGTTttcagtaaaagttgggacgtttagtaAAAGGCAGTAAAGAGGAGAATGTGTGACGTGTTTCATTCTCTTCAATCTTTGTTTGATTTCTAAcgttttactgatcaacttcattctagattgtaaatagaaacaggtTTAGAATTTGACGCTGTAACAGACTCCAGGGCAAAAAAAGGTTccacagtgagcaggtgagttggTGAGCGGGTTATGAAAGGATCCACCTGGATCAGGATCAGTCTGTGATGGggcgtggctcaccactgtgttccaaacttcatcaGAGAACCGATCAGTTCAGAAAGAGCATTCCTTTCACCATCTACGGTACATGATATTGTAGAAAGATTCAGGGAGagtctcagtctgtgtagggcaaagtCACTGTCATCTGTTGATAAacacgcccctgtcccaacttttttggagtctgtTACAGCATCGATTTCTAAacctgtttctatttacaaactagaatgaagttgatcagtgaaacattagaaatcaaataaaaattgaGGAGaataaacacatcacacattcttTTCTTTACTGCCTTTtactaaacgtcccaacttttactggaaatgaggtttaacatttattatgtcCTGATCTAGCTAAACACACATGGAACTGAGCACCAACTGGTCCAGTCTGTCTGATCTGTACTTAACTGGCAACCACAGCTCTGCCTGACTCAAGGACAACCACCCACTCCATCTACacacagacgcatttcccatcatgctacactcccgagaagagggcgtgtctaaattcttagctcccttaaaatgctcctactgaggcgccttaattctgagtgatgatctgactgaggtctgattagaatcctctctaccgaGGTataggggagcagggcgggtcaccaggTTCTCACACAGGGACTAAACAACGTCACATGACCTACTTGACGCCGTGCTGCTGGAAGGGCATGAGGCTGCGCGTGAGGACCGGGTCGACGCCCGAGAGATCGGCCTCCGGGATTTCATCGGGTCTCGTTCCCGTCTTCTCAAACTGGGAGGAGAGGGCCTGGACCACAGCACGCGGTAAGGGTTCGATCTCCACCGCCGAAATGTCGTTCAGAGCCTCCACTACGTACAGAGAAGCGAGaaagggccatccccaaactgtttcctcAATGTTCAAAGCATAAAATATGACATCCTAATCACAATTACATTAATGACTCACTCAGCTTTCCATAATCCTCCAGCAGGAAGCTCCACTTTCTTGTTTTCATATCTGTAATAAAAGGAACACAACCACAAatcacaaaaagttgggacagtacagaaatgtaaataaaagaaataaaataaaacctcaGTGTTCGTCCAATTTCTTTTGACGTTTAttagatgtcagacaggatgaacctgagatatttcatcttttatctgctcgacttcatttcatttattaataaacatccattcctgcaaataaaagttgggacggtaaagcatttaccactttgtaacgtcGCTGTTCCTTCTCACCACACTTTTGAGGACGCAGAGCGATGatgtgtttctgttattttgtccgctcttactgcaaacacgtcttaaggtgtgAAACcttttggggacaggtcaggactgcaggcaggccggtccagcACCCGTACTCTCCTCTTCCACAGCCGTGGCTTTATAATGTGTTAAATAATGCACAGACGTCCCTGGAATTGATGCTCGCGCTCTTGTCCTTAATGCACCAAAATTCCCTTCGATTTCTTAAATGTTCTAacgatattctgcactgtagagggagaacatgcaaatcccttccagtctttctttgaggaacgtcgtttttaagcattttaatcattttctcacacatttgtggacaaactggatcctctgatcatctttactcatcagagactctcagcctttcctggtgctgcttttgtaccaaatcatgatcacaatcacctgtctggaatcacagcagtgtttacattttttacctcattactagcacaTTACTAAAcagcccccgtcccaacttttttttggaacgtgttgcaggcttgaaatgcaggaatggatgtttattaataaatgaaattaagttgagcagataaaacatgaaatatctcagcttcatcctgtctgacatcaaagaAACGTCAAAGactctgcattttccataccgtcccaactttttctgatttggggttgtatttgacAAATATTTTATTGATATTTTCAGAGATACTTTCATCCACTGAGACAGAATTCAATCTGAGCACTTCAGGGTTGAGTCCCTGTTCAAGGACAAAACAATGACAGCTAAAAGACGATGGGACTTGATCCTACGACCTTCAATTCTATAACCCAGTATCTTTAACACTAATCCACAATTGACTGGTATTTCGGCTGATGAAGCTCGGGGTGGCGCAGCGctgtatataaaacattaaagacATATTATAACACCCATACACCAAGACTCACCGTAATTTTTGGAGGGCATCTGTTTAAACGCGCTGATCACATCTGCATTATACGTGACGTCCACTTCCAGACGGGAGCGAGAGACCAGGGTGCATCTGCCCTTCACCAGAGCGCCCGGCTTCTGCCAACCCTGGCACAGCTTTATCAAGGCCGCCAGGGCCGCCGCGTCTTTGGGCCGAGAGCCGGAGGACGACAGATCCAAACCCTCCGTCCCCTCCAGAGGTTTTAAAGACACCGAGGGGAGACCGGATGCTTCCTCCACTAACAGAGGAGAGAAATGCCCGACAGCGTTACACTGAGGCTCCCGACGTCTAACACGTacgtagtgtgtgagtgtggaaTAAAAGACCTACTCAGATGTTCATAGTCCTGAAGGCTGAAGTTCCACATCTTACTGGCTGGATCTGAAACAGAAGTCACACGTTCATCAATACGGAACATACAGCTACAAGACAAAGTAAGTGAACCCTTCAACTCAATAACACACAAATAGTTTTATGTCTGTTTGAGCCAACAGCCACAGTGCAGGAGAAAAAGTAAGTCAACCCATTCAGCAGAAACACCTTCACTGATCATTTCCTGTAGATGCAAACAAGGGGTCTGTGTGTAAACAAGgacgcatttcccatcatcctacactcccgagaagagggcgtgtctaaattctcagatcccttaaaatgctcctactgaggcgccttaactctgagtgatgatccgaccgaatgacgagggagcgtccgacgcctcctcggCGCTGAAGAtcgatcccagcattcagtgcggcacgactttcctCACAAAGAACTACGAAtataatgcggagcaaccaacggagttcttttcacatgtaaataaattctggttgatgtgtaatctgtataaaggtgtaattatacgagtgtgggtttatttgtgaattggggcgtcagggagagtttaagcgttttcggtacgcggagggagacgttagcagGCGTGCGCTAAAACTGTGCTG
The Trichomycterus rosablanca isolate fTriRos1 chromosome 12, fTriRos1.hap1, whole genome shotgun sequence genome window above contains:
- the smarcal1 gene encoding SWI/SNF-related matrix-associated actin-dependent regulator of chromatin subfamily A-like protein 1 isoform X2, producing the protein MSSSSTLTPEQQRKIEENRQRALARRAQRLAQGHQPPVHPVPAPSKPYRPPRTHPTGGNAKYKPIFPVPKPAANSAAPAKRTQLIDPLPIPKWTASASASAPSTSLEPPKPRPDAAVSSEPKSTGTVGSFYGQGGVKPFPQGSEKPTPKPFEASGSAVPAKKPAVSVRGKCVLHSDQRFRVEVSYHAELINVFKSIPSRSYDPASKMWNFSLQDYEHLMEEASGLPSVSLKPLEGTEGLDLSSSGSRPKDAAALAALIKLCQGWQKPGALVKGRCTLVSRSRLEVDVTYNADVISAFKQMPSKNYDMKTRKWSFLLEDYGKLMEALNDISAVEIEPLPRAVVQALSSQFEKTGTRPDEIPEADLSGVDPVLTRSLMPFQQHGVNFAVSREGRLLLADDMGLGKTVQAICIAAHYRTEWPLLIVTPSSVRFTWAEAIRRWLPSVSADRINVVVTGKDRLRSGLVNIISYDLLSKTGKQDGAAQFGVLIMDESHFLKNSKTARCRAALPLLKAAKRVILLSGTPAMSRPAELYTQIQAVRPTLFPRFHDFGVRYCDAKQLPWGWDYSGSSNLAELKLLLEECLMLRRLKSDVLSQLPAKQRKVVTVTTDGINSRTKAALTAAAKELAKGCRNKMQEKEALLVFFNHTAEAKIRAIMEYISDMLECGRDKFLVFAHHKRVLDSISKELADKILIQAEDRVHRIGQTRCVEIHYLVAKGTADDYLWPMIQEKMNVLEQVGLCESNISDKAECASFHSKDPKQRRITEMFERSFSEEDMDESVLLEAVSDWEDADHTHSASHQNHQVSESPSKKRLIEDYFSK